Genomic segment of Chelatococcus sp. YT9:
GCCAGAGCAAACCACGGCGCCGAGCATACGGTAAGGCAGGCACTTGCGCGCATGGACGCAAACGGTATTGCACGCTCGATCCTCGTGCCGTTCGGGAGTTGGATCAGCGACGCGATGAAGAACAGATATGCTCTCGATGCGGCGGCAAAATATCCGAACCGTTTCGCCGTCATGGGCCAATTCGAGTTCGACCTACCAAACGCCGGTGAGGCCTTGGCGACTTGGCGGCGAGACGGAATGCTGGGCATTCGGCGTTACTTTCGCTTCTCTGCGAAGCCGTTGCAGGAGCTTGACTGGTTCTGGCGGGGGCTCGTTGATCACGATATACCGTTCATGTCAGCTGCACCTAACAGGATGGCGGCCTTCGCGCCGGTTCTCGAGCGATTTCCGAGTCTCCGCCTGATCATAGACCATGCGGGCCGAGAACCATTCGATCTTCAGGACGAGGCGGTTTGGGCGGATCTGAACGATACGCTGGATCTGGCGCGGTTTCGGAACGTCTCGATCAAGGTGTCGTCGCTGCCCTGCTTTTCCAGCGCCCCCTACCCGTTCCCGGTCCTGCACGAGCCGATTCACAGAATCTACGATGCCTTTGGCCCCGACCGGATGCTCTGGGGCAGCGACGTGACCCGGCTGAAATGGTCCTTCGAGGACAACATGCGCCTCTTCACGGAAGCGTTGCCCTTTCTCAGCGACGAGGACAAGCAGTGGATCATGGGGCGATCCGCCGCAAAAGCCTGTCGTTGGGAAATGACATAGTCCAATGAAGCTTATGGGAGGAGTTGCAAAGATGAAAATGAAGAACCTATTGACTGCGGGAGCTTTGCTTTTGGCGGGAGCGATCAGCGCGGGCTCGGCTTCCACGCAGACCTTCCCTGATCCGAAGGATGAGGCAAAGCTGTACGAACTCGCCAAACAGGAAGGGACCGTCGTCTGGTACAATGGAGCGCCTTCCGCCGCGATGCAGAATATCGCCAACGCATTTATGGAGAAATATCCAGGCGTGACAGTCGAAGTCATACGCCTCGCTAATCTTCAGCAATACCAACGATTTACGCAAGAGTCGGCGGCCGGCCAGAATGTCGCCGACCTCGTCTCGTTGGATTTCGTGTCGATAGGATCGCTCATCAAGGACGGCTTGCTCGCGGAATGGACCGTCCCGGACGCCGACAAGCTCACTCCGAAAGCGCGCATGGGCAGCAGTGCCTACTCGCTCTACTATCAGGACGCGGCGATCCTCTACAATCCGAACAAACTCACGCCTGAGGAGATCGAGAAGCTGCGCGGTAATTGGGAAGCAGTCCTTGACCCGGTGTTCAAAGGTCGCATCGCGGTCACCGACCAGAGGTGCGCAACCTGCTATACGCTTACCCATATGTTCATGGACCCAAAGCTCAAGGATCGGTTCGGACCGGAGTTCATCAAAGCCCTCGCGACACAGCAGCCGTCCGTTTACTCGGAAATCAACATTGCGATCGACCGCATCGTCACCGGCGAGAAGGATCTCTTGATCTCGGTTTGGGAAAATGCCGCGTCGGCGAAATGGGAAGAAGGCGCGCCGGTCCAATGGACCCATCCGTCACCTAGCCCTCTCGGCCTGATCACTGCATGGAGCGCCATTTCGGCAAAGGCGCCTCACCCGAATGCGGCGCGGTTATTCCAGAACTGGTGGGTCAGCGAAGCCGGCGGGACGGTTGCGCAACAGAAGTTCTATGGCGGTCCGACGACGTTCCCCACCGCGGTCGATGCTCGCGCCGTGGTCAAGCAGCCCTGGTATGACCCGATCACGGAGCGCTACGAGATCGATCCTGCCCGCTGGCAAACAAACTTCGGTCAGGACATGGACTTTTGGATCAACACGCTCAAGGGCGCCAAATAGCTGCGTCTGCCGCCCCGAAGGACTTTGTTTATTTCTGCTACATTTCCGGCGGTCGCGGTTTCCAATTCCGAGGCCGCCGATAGTTTCTTAGGGCGGTCCTCGGCGTCAGAATGCGTTCGCATTTTGCTATATCGCCCTTCGTGAAATCGGAATGGCAACGGTCTTTTGGATCTGACTATTGAACGCTGGGCCAATGAAGATCGGGCTTGAGAAAGGCGTGGAGACACAATGAGCGGCGCACTCCAGGGAATTACCGTCGTGGCGCTGGAGCAAGCCGTCGCGGCGCCTCTGGCGACATCGCGCCTCGCAGATGCCGGGGCGCGAGTCATAAAGCTGGAACGGCCCGAAGGCGATTTTGCGCGCGGCTATGACGACTACGTCTTCGGCATGTCGAGCTACTTCGTTTGGAACAATCGCGGCAAGGAATCGTGTCGCGTCGATCTCCGGTCGCCGGACGATCTCGCGCTGGTGAATTCGATGATCGCCGGTGCAGACGTATTTATCCAGAACCTAGCCCCTGGCGCCACCGATCGTCTCGGTATCGGGTCCCCGGTACTCAGGAGCCGGCACCCGGGGCTGATTGTGTGCGATGTTTCCGGTTATGCACCCGGCACGCCGGACCAGCAGCGCAAGGCGTATGATCTGCTTGTGCAGGCAGAGGCAGGGCTCGCCGGCATCACGGGGTCCCAAAGTTCCGGTCCGGTGCGGGTGGGGATTTCAGTTTGCGATATCGCCACCGGGCAAGCGGCCTACGCGGCTATTCTGGAGGCTCTGTTGCTACGCGCCAGAACCGGGACCGGTTGCCATATCCAGCTCTCGCTTTTCGATACGCTGGCCGAATACATGAACGTGCCTTACCTGGCTTCCCGGTACGGCAATACGCCACCCAAAAGGCTCGGTCTCGCCCATCCGTCCATCGCCCCCTACGGGGTTTTTCAAGCGCTTGATGGTGAGATCCTTGTCGCAATCCAGAATGAACGGGAGTGGCAAACGTTTTGCCTCAAGGTTCTTCGCGACCCTGCTCTGGGCGCCGATCGAAGGTTCGATAGCAACACGGAGCGGGTACGAAACAGGTCCGAACTCGACAATCTCATACAAGACAGGATCGGCGCGTTCGCTTCCGAGATTCTCTGCCAAAACCTCGATGTCGAGGGCATCGCGTATGGGCGCGTGTCGACGATGGCGGATCTCCCAAATCATCGTAGCGTAAGCCTCTCACGCGTCGAAACGCCGAACGGTTTTGTGGACGTATTGGCTCATCCCATACTGGTGGATGGATCTCGGCGGGAGCTGGGTCGTGTCCCAGCGCTCGGCGAACAAGACCTGTCGCTGCGTCGAGAGTTTGCTCCAGAACCTCGAACCAATCTTGAACGGAGGGGTTTCCAATGAGCCTTACACAAGAGCTGGTTCGACTCGCGCGCGGCAAAGCTATAACTCCGACGGATCTCGAAGCCGCTGCCTACTTTGTCCTGGACACACTTGCCTGTGCGGTGGGCGCACGCGGAAGCGCGCCTGCCCGCATGCTTGACGCCGTTGCTCCGCTGGGAAGCACCGACCCCGGCCGCCGCGCTTTTTTCGTCGGCGGACTTTCCCACATTCTCGAAATGGACGACCTTCACCGCGATTCCGTAACACACCCCGGCTGCGTGGTGGTTCCCGCAGCTTGGGCAATCGCTGAGGATCGCAACCTCAAAGGTCAGCGCTTTCTGGAATCGATCCTTTCTGGATACGAAGCGGTCTGCCGCGTAGGCATGGCCGTCGGCAAGGCGCACTATCGCGTGTGGCACAACACGTCAACATGCGGGCCATTCGGATCCGCGATGGCCGCCGCGGACCTGATGATGCTTTCGGAGAAACAGACAATTTGGTCGCTTGGAAACGCCGGCACCCAGTCTTCAGGTCTTTGGGAGTTTCTGGAAGAGGGTGCAATGAGCAAACATTTGCACACTGCCCGCGCATCCGAATCGGGCGTTCTCGCAGCACTTCTCGCGGCCGAGAATTTTACGGGGCCTGCGCACATTCTTGAAGGGAAAAAAGGGTTCTTTGCCGGTCTCTGCTCGGATTTCGAAGCCGACAAGATTGTCGCCAACCCGGACGGCCCTTGGCAATTGACACGTACGTCAATCAAGCCTTGGCCATGTTGCCGGCATACGCATCCAGCCATCGACGCGGCAATACAGCTGCATCGAGAGCTGGATGGCGAGCCGATCACGCATGTGACTGTTGGCGCGTATCGGGCAGCGCTCGAAGTCTGCAACCGTCCCGACCCGCAGGACCCTTACAGCGCCAAATTTTCTTTGCAACATTGCGTAGCTATCGCGTTGGCCGACGGACAGGTAATGCAATCTAGTTTTGAGGGCAGTTCTCGCGAAAGGATATCAGACCTTAGAAACAAGGTTTCTGTCGATGTCAGCCCGGTGATCGATGCCGCTTATCCGCAGTCGTGGGGGACCGAAGTCGTTGTCAAAACCGCCGGTGGCCGGAAGCTTGCCGCCCTGCGTCAGGACGCCAAGGGAGACCCCGAGAATCCCGTTACGTCGGCGGAGCTCGCAAGCAAGGCACGCGGACTGATCATGGGAGCAGGCGTTTCAGAACAGCTTGCAGATACTTTCATTTTGTCGGTGTTGGACTTGGTCAATGACCGTCCCGTACGGGATATAGCACTCCTCGAGACCATCCGCGGTCGATGATGGGAACCGAGGCGACCGTATCTTAGAGTTCCCATCAAGTCTCAGGTCTTGACTAGGAAGTCCAAGTCACAGCCCTTCTCCGCCTGGAGAACATGCTGACGGAAAAGCCCCATCCAGCCTCTCTCGACTTTTACAGGCGGCAGAATCTGTATGTTTACGCGGCGCTCCAGTTCTTCGTCGGCGACGAGAAGGTCTAGGCGCCGTTCGCGCACGCTGATGCGGATGAGATCTCCGTTTTCGACCAGCGCAAGCGGGCCGCCGGCGGATGCCTCTGGCGACACGTGCAGGACGATGGTTCCAAATGCAGTTCCGCTCATGCGCGCATCGGAAATCCGCAGCATGTCCTTGACCCCTTGTCGTGCCAGCTTGGCAGGGATCGGGAGATAGCCTGCCTCTGGCATGCCTGCCCCGATCGGTCCTGCATTTTTCAGGACGAGAGCGTCGTTTTCGGTGACATCGAGATCGGGATCGTCGATCCGCGCCGATAGGTCGGCCAAGCCGTCGAAAACCACTGCGCGCGCTGTCGTCTCAAATAGTCGTTCGTCGGCCGCCGCCCTTTTGATTACAGCGCCACCGGGCGCAAGCGAGCCGGAAAGGCCGACCAATCCACCATTCTCGCGGACAGGGTTATCCAGTGGACGAATAATGTTCTCGTCGATCCAAATGGCATCGAGATCGACAGCCTGCCCGAGCGACACGCCGGTGACCGTTAAGGCGTCAAGATCGAGCCTGTCGCGCAGGCGATTGACCATTGCGCCGACGCCACCGGCGGCAAAAAAATCTTCCATGTAGCCTTGCCCCGTAGGCTTCAGATCCACGAGTACGGGGATGTCGTCGGTGAAGCTGTTCAGGCGCTCCAGCGAGCAATCCAGACCGAGGCGGCCCGCCATCGCGGCAAGGTGGATGATCGCATTGGTCGAACCTCCAACAGCCAGGAGCATTTTGAGCGCGTTGTCGAAACTCGCTTGGGTAAGAAACCCATCGTAGGTCTGGCCGGTCTCGACTAGGCGCATGGCTGCCCGTCCGCTCTCCTCGGCCGCACGCAAGCGATCCGCGTGCACTGCGGGGATGGCGGCCGTTCCCGGAAGCATCAGGCCGAGGGTCTCACATAGAATGGCCATCGTGCTGGCAGTCCCCATGACCGAACAGGTGCCCTCAGTCGTGGCAAGCGTCCGCTCGATGTTTTCGATTTCGTCGGTGACGATTTCGCCTGCGCGGTAACGGGCCCAAAAACGGCGGCAGTCCGTACAGGCCCCCAACCGTTCGCCCTTGAACCGCGACGTCATCATGGGCCCGGTGGCCAACATTATCGCAGGTTTGCCGGCTGAAATTGCTCCCATCGCCAACGCCGGCAACGTCTTGTCGCAGCCACCAATGAGAATGACCGCATCCATGGGCTGGGCGCGGATCATCTCTTCGGTCGCCATAGCCATCAGATTGCGGAACACCATGCTTGTCGGGTTCAGGAATATCTCTCCGAGCGACGGCACCGGGAAATCCATTGGCAACCCGCCCGATGCGAGAACGCCGCGTTTTGCGGCCTCCACAAGCCGAGGCACACCGCGATGGCAATTGTTGAAATCGCTTGCGGTCCAGGTAATCCCGACGACCGGCTTGGAGAGAAGTTCTCGGGAATATCCCATGGATTGTGCAAATGAGCGACGCAGATAAGCGGCGAAGGCTGGATCACCGTAGTTCGTCAGGCCCCCGGCCAAGCCGCGTTTAACATTGTCGCTCATCTGGCTCCTCCAATGAACCGCCTTGGCCGTCGATACGGCCCTTCGTATGAATCAAGCAGATCCCTTTGCTCACCAATGCGGCCAGAACAGCGGAATGGTGGTCGCTAAGATGGCCATTTGAGGAGCAGGATGCTCTTTTCGCTACCCTCAAGCTTTTTCACGTTTAATCGATCCGACCCAAAATCAATACGCGTGAAGCAGCTATGCTGCAATTATATGCCCCGCGGTTGGATCGCGCGCATAATATGAAAAACCCGACGAGAAAGGCGGTTCTCGGCTTAGGCAAGGAGCATTGGCTTCGTCGCTGCCCTAGTTGCGTCGGAGGTGAGTGCACAAAAAAGGGTGGAGATTTGAAATGCAAAAAATCGCGGTGGTGACCGGGGCAGGATCGGGAATTGGTCGTGCAGTTGCACTCAAGCTCGCCCAAGGGGACTATCTGGTCGCGCTTGTCGGCCGGCGCGTGGCCGAACTCGAGGAAACCGCATCGCTGGCCGCAGGCGAAACGCTAGTGGTTCCGGCGGACGTTTCGCAGGAAGCTGCGGTCGCAGGGCTCTTCGAAACCATCGAGCGGAAATTCGGCCGGGTTGACCTCCTCTTCAACAATGCTGGTCGCGGCGCGCCTGCCGTTCCGATCGACGAGTTGGCAGTCGAGACGTGGCGTGCGGTGGTTGATGTTAACCTCACGGGTTCGTTCCTGTGCGCACGGGCGGCCTTCGGATTGATGCGCCGTCAAAAGCCTGGTGGCGGACGCATTATTAACAACGGATCGATATCCGCTCACGCGCCACGCCCGTTTGCAACCGCCTACGTATCCACCAAACACGCCATCACCGGACTTACCAAGCAGCTCGCGCTCGACGGTAGGAACTTCGACATCGTTTGCGGTCAGATCGACATCGGCAATGCCGAGTCGCCACTTGCTAACCGCATGCGCGACGGCGTGCTGCAGGCTGACTTAAGCCGCAAGCCAGAACCATTGATCGATCCCATGCATATCGCTGACGCCGTGCGCTACATGGCCGATCTGCCGTTAGAGGCAAATGTACTCTTTATGACCGTTATGGCCAGCAAGATGCCTTTCGTAGGCCGGGGCTGACGAGACAGGAAGGAGATCGCGATGGTCGAGTTTACCGAAGACTCCACGTGGGGCAAATTGCCGACCGGCTGGCTATACAAGGAAGTTGCCGCCGTCGCGGTCGACAGCCGTGATAACGTTTATGTCTTCAATCGCGGGGAGCATCCGATGATCGTCTTCGATCGATCGGGCCGGTTCCTGCGCTCTTGGGGCGAAGACATGTTTACGAAGGCGCACGGACTCCACATTGGTCCAGACGATAGTCTGTACTGTACTGATGAAGGAGATCATACCGTCCGGAAATGCACGCCCGAAGGCAAGATTCTCCTGCAGATCGGCCTGCCAAAGCAGCCATCGGCGCATATGAGCGGCAAGCCGTTCAATCGGTGCACTCACACTGCGCTTTCCTCGAACGGTGACATTTTTGTGTCCGATGGCTACGGCAATGCCTGCGTGCACAAATATACCGCCGGCGGCAAATACCTAACCTCCTGGGGCAAACCTGGAGTCGAACCAGGCAGTTTCAATGTTCCACACAACATCGTCTGCGACGAAGAGGACAGGATCTACGTCGCGGACCGGGAGAATCACCGGATTCAAATATTTGATGCTGCGGGACGATACATAAGCCAGTGGAACAATCTTCACCGGCCTTGCGCCCTGTGTCTGAGCAGAGCGACGCCATCCCAAATCATCGTCGGCGAGGTAGGCCCAACGATGCCCGTAAACATCAGGACGCCAAATCTCGGCCCTCGGATTTCCATTTTGGACCGTGAGGGAGGGGTGGTTGTCAGATATGGCGCGGGAGTGCCCGGCAGGGGCGTCGGGAAGTTCATCGCTCCGCATGGCGTTGCAGCCGATTCGAGGGGCGATATTTACGTAGGCGAAGTGGTCGTTGCGTCCTGGCCGAAATACTACCCGGATACTCCTATACCCAACGACATCACTCTCTTGAGAAAGCTCGTACGGCAGCCCGATTCTTGACCAGTTGCTCACAAGCAGTATGTTATGATGCAGGAGGCAAATGGCTTGACTACCCGGCCAAGCTTAATTCTCATACCGGGCTTTCTCAATGACGGTGATCTCTGGCGCGATCAGATGGCGCCGTTGGCCGACGTCGCCTCTTGCTTGATTGCTGACATTACGCAAGCCGAAACGATAGAGGATATGGCTGACGCGGTGCTGGCGGTTGCCCCAGAACGCTTCGCCTTGGCCGGCTTTTCGCTGGGCGGGTTTGTAGCCCAGGAGATCCTGCGGCGTGCATCAAACCGCGTTTCACGGCTTGCGTTGCTAAACACCTCTTGGCGCCCGGACTCTCCACGGCGAAAGAAGGAGCGACAAAGGCTCAACATGGCAGCCAGCCAGCCGGGTCGATTTGTCGGCGTGGGGCAACGCCTGCTCGAGAGCTATCTCCATCCTTCGAACCTCGCCGACAAGGCGATTGCAGATCGGATCCAAACAATGGCGGCGCGGCTGGGACCTGTCGTGATGCGGCGGCAAAGCGGTATCGAGCGCAAG
This window contains:
- a CDS encoding amidohydrolase family protein, whose amino-acid sequence is MFVIDSQIHCWEESAEFPTPDSARANHGAEHTVRQALARMDANGIARSILVPFGSWISDAMKNRYALDAAAKYPNRFAVMGQFEFDLPNAGEALATWRRDGMLGIRRYFRFSAKPLQELDWFWRGLVDHDIPFMSAAPNRMAAFAPVLERFPSLRLIIDHAGREPFDLQDEAVWADLNDTLDLARFRNVSIKVSSLPCFSSAPYPFPVLHEPIHRIYDAFGPDRMLWGSDVTRLKWSFEDNMRLFTEALPFLSDEDKQWIMGRSAAKACRWEMT
- a CDS encoding extracellular solute-binding protein; the encoded protein is MKMKNLLTAGALLLAGAISAGSASTQTFPDPKDEAKLYELAKQEGTVVWYNGAPSAAMQNIANAFMEKYPGVTVEVIRLANLQQYQRFTQESAAGQNVADLVSLDFVSIGSLIKDGLLAEWTVPDADKLTPKARMGSSAYSLYYQDAAILYNPNKLTPEEIEKLRGNWEAVLDPVFKGRIAVTDQRCATCYTLTHMFMDPKLKDRFGPEFIKALATQQPSVYSEINIAIDRIVTGEKDLLISVWENAASAKWEEGAPVQWTHPSPSPLGLITAWSAISAKAPHPNAARLFQNWWVSEAGGTVAQQKFYGGPTTFPTAVDARAVVKQPWYDPITERYEIDPARWQTNFGQDMDFWINTLKGAK
- a CDS encoding CaiB/BaiF CoA-transferase family protein, which codes for MSGALQGITVVALEQAVAAPLATSRLADAGARVIKLERPEGDFARGYDDYVFGMSSYFVWNNRGKESCRVDLRSPDDLALVNSMIAGADVFIQNLAPGATDRLGIGSPVLRSRHPGLIVCDVSGYAPGTPDQQRKAYDLLVQAEAGLAGITGSQSSGPVRVGISVCDIATGQAAYAAILEALLLRARTGTGCHIQLSLFDTLAEYMNVPYLASRYGNTPPKRLGLAHPSIAPYGVFQALDGEILVAIQNEREWQTFCLKVLRDPALGADRRFDSNTERVRNRSELDNLIQDRIGAFASEILCQNLDVEGIAYGRVSTMADLPNHRSVSLSRVETPNGFVDVLAHPILVDGSRRELGRVPALGEQDLSLRREFAPEPRTNLERRGFQ
- a CDS encoding MmgE/PrpD family protein, with protein sequence MSLTQELVRLARGKAITPTDLEAAAYFVLDTLACAVGARGSAPARMLDAVAPLGSTDPGRRAFFVGGLSHILEMDDLHRDSVTHPGCVVVPAAWAIAEDRNLKGQRFLESILSGYEAVCRVGMAVGKAHYRVWHNTSTCGPFGSAMAAADLMMLSEKQTIWSLGNAGTQSSGLWEFLEEGAMSKHLHTARASESGVLAALLAAENFTGPAHILEGKKGFFAGLCSDFEADKIVANPDGPWQLTRTSIKPWPCCRHTHPAIDAAIQLHRELDGEPITHVTVGAYRAALEVCNRPDPQDPYSAKFSLQHCVAIALADGQVMQSSFEGSSRERISDLRNKVSVDVSPVIDAAYPQSWGTEVVVKTAGGRKLAALRQDAKGDPENPVTSAELASKARGLIMGAGVSEQLADTFILSVLDLVNDRPVRDIALLETIRGR
- a CDS encoding dihydroxy-acid dehydratase; this encodes MSDNVKRGLAGGLTNYGDPAFAAYLRRSFAQSMGYSRELLSKPVVGITWTASDFNNCHRGVPRLVEAAKRGVLASGGLPMDFPVPSLGEIFLNPTSMVFRNLMAMATEEMIRAQPMDAVILIGGCDKTLPALAMGAISAGKPAIMLATGPMMTSRFKGERLGACTDCRRFWARYRAGEIVTDEIENIERTLATTEGTCSVMGTASTMAILCETLGLMLPGTAAIPAVHADRLRAAEESGRAAMRLVETGQTYDGFLTQASFDNALKMLLAVGGSTNAIIHLAAMAGRLGLDCSLERLNSFTDDIPVLVDLKPTGQGYMEDFFAAGGVGAMVNRLRDRLDLDALTVTGVSLGQAVDLDAIWIDENIIRPLDNPVRENGGLVGLSGSLAPGGAVIKRAAADERLFETTARAVVFDGLADLSARIDDPDLDVTENDALVLKNAGPIGAGMPEAGYLPIPAKLARQGVKDMLRISDARMSGTAFGTIVLHVSPEASAGGPLALVENGDLIRISVRERRLDLLVADEELERRVNIQILPPVKVERGWMGLFRQHVLQAEKGCDLDFLVKT
- a CDS encoding SDR family oxidoreductase: MQKIAVVTGAGSGIGRAVALKLAQGDYLVALVGRRVAELEETASLAAGETLVVPADVSQEAAVAGLFETIERKFGRVDLLFNNAGRGAPAVPIDELAVETWRAVVDVNLTGSFLCARAAFGLMRRQKPGGGRIINNGSISAHAPRPFATAYVSTKHAITGLTKQLALDGRNFDIVCGQIDIGNAESPLANRMRDGVLQADLSRKPEPLIDPMHIADAVRYMADLPLEANVLFMTVMASKMPFVGRG
- a CDS encoding peptidyl-alpha-hydroxyglycine alpha-amidating lyase family protein → MVEFTEDSTWGKLPTGWLYKEVAAVAVDSRDNVYVFNRGEHPMIVFDRSGRFLRSWGEDMFTKAHGLHIGPDDSLYCTDEGDHTVRKCTPEGKILLQIGLPKQPSAHMSGKPFNRCTHTALSSNGDIFVSDGYGNACVHKYTAGGKYLTSWGKPGVEPGSFNVPHNIVCDEEDRIYVADRENHRIQIFDAAGRYISQWNNLHRPCALCLSRATPSQIIVGEVGPTMPVNIRTPNLGPRISILDREGGVVVRYGAGVPGRGVGKFIAPHGVAADSRGDIYVGEVVVASWPKYYPDTPIPNDITLLRKLVRQPDS
- a CDS encoding alpha/beta hydrolase; amino-acid sequence: MQEANGLTTRPSLILIPGFLNDGDLWRDQMAPLADVASCLIADITQAETIEDMADAVLAVAPERFALAGFSLGGFVAQEILRRASNRVSRLALLNTSWRPDSPRRKKERQRLNMAASQPGRFVGVGQRLLESYLHPSNLADKAIADRIQTMAARLGPVVMRRQSGIERKDGRAVLRTFVGPCLILCGEFDRVTDVAQHREMAEMVRGSTLLVVPGAGHMTPIEQPAVVTRAMLRWLADR